The Macrobrachium rosenbergii isolate ZJJX-2024 chromosome 7, ASM4041242v1, whole genome shotgun sequence genome segment ACTTGACATTCTGAGTTTCTTGAAGAATTGCAGTTTATGATGATAAAGTTTGTGTgaaattaaaagtattaaaaatagttCTGGTAACGTTGTTTCGCAAATGGATGACTACAAATATATGGTTggttaaataaaaacttattatcaCCATGATGCAATAGAAATCGACCTAATTTAaacatgtttatgaaaaaaatatgcagaatctgtttaatcttctttttcttattacgtTTGAACAACAAGCCTTGTCAGCTAAAATGTTTGCAGAAAAAAACTAAGGCGGtttgttttcttaaaaacaaaatctttagtGCGATTTCATTTGTTATACGTGTTTACAGATATAGGTGACTGCcactgaaaagaagaaatagtCGACCCCCGGTAtccgcgggggatgcataccactacTCCagcgaatagctcaaatccgcgaatacttaaaaaccctctaaaaacgcttataactgcctattttgatagttcaaaacaccaaaaaaaaaaaactctaaaaatgcttatacctgaatattttacagttttatcacaaaaagtgcatttagtcacgaaaaatatatgaaaatacagtaatgtgtGAATATTCCTCTAAagaaaataccgcgaataggcgaattttctgcaaataatttttatttgttccgaAGAGAAATCCGCGATTAGGCGTAGCCACGAATCCGGAACcgcgaataggcgggggtccactgtacacCAAATGTAAAAACCAACCCTCAGTTATCAATGTGAATTTAGTACTGATAGAAACACAGTGGCGCCTTATAAGGTGTGATggacttctaaaaaaaaataaataaaaattttcctctgTGTTTCTGGCTTCGATTATTGTTTTCCTTGGGTATGAAATAAAtgagttttttcgttttttttattttctttgctcttttttccttatttcgaGGTTAACTTTGTCTTGttagtctaataataataataatacttatgcaTCTCCgctgtattaatatgcaaaagataacgGGAGGAGGAACAGTTGctaacagttaataataataatattaataattaatcgaacaataataataataataataataataataataatattattattattaataacattattatcacacattacacataaTGGACACCACACTCCAGTAATGAGAACATGCCtctttatacagtatgtaaagagaaacattgaaaagaaaagaagatacgTAATTAGAAGATAATTTTGCCAATTACTGCAACAGTTTCTGCGCCAGAAAGAAACATCgtgaatgaaaatatagaataaatgtaaatacatgaaaaactaaaaaaaaaaaatatgaacatatgaaaaatgtaaaaatatgaaaaatataaaaatatgacaagaaatataaaaacataaaaaagtaacataaaaatggCCAAATGAAATACCTTTTTATATGGATGGCACTTGTGCAGTCTCCTAACAGGACGCTTGACTTTTTTTgtcgttgttattattgttatcgcCAAGAGTTTCAATTATATGGAGTTTTTAAATCACCTTCCCCATCATAGTACTAGCTCTGGACACAGCGGTGATATAGCTAGTGGTAACAGTACTGTTCTCTTGTTTCTGTTCTCTGCAGACACTCAGATAGCAAGGCGTACCTGCAAGGGTTAAATAAATACGATTAATGTGACGCTCTTTTGATTCATCTGACTAATTGATTGTAGATCTGTCAAAATGAAATCTTACTGAGATGCAAAGCAAACTGAAGGTGCCGAAAAGCAGGCGAGTTATGGAAAAGTAAGCTTTCCTATAAttgcaaaataagtaaataaataaataaaaagagccaATTAAAGTTACGAAAAACAAGAATGTTATGGAAAAAAGGACCCTtcctaaaattgaaataaaaaagaattataattacagttacagaaaactgaaaatttatagaaaaattgcTCTTCCTAAACTGGtaaacaaaaaagcaagctaattaaagttacaaaaggcaaaaaagtaaacaaaaaaaactatccaatcctaaaatttaaaaaaaaaggaaatctaagCTAATTGAGTTACCAAAAATACATCTATGTCATGGAAAAAGGATTCgtccaaacataaaaaaaaaaactaaacacaaaaAAGGTCAATTGGTtacaaaattttgcataaaagttGTCTTCGGGACTTCctacaaatttacaaaaataaatcaataataaatgaataaccaAATACGTGTATGGACCGTACTTGGACGAGGGTctgtgctgacataaggccactTAACCAATGCAAACTAAACGAGATCTAACTTCTTGTCTCAAACGACCACTGATGATATGAAAACTAACAAGCAAGGCTGGTAATAATTATAGATCTAAATACTATGGCATACAAGTTAAAAATACTTGAGGTATCCCTTAAAAgtcattcatttctcattttcttctatgtccttcttcttctgtagAAGTTTGGTAAATTAGACTTCAAGTCAATGACTGAAAACTGCCAAAAAACATATTTCTTGAAAGTTATAATCATAATCAAGCAAATTGTCTTACTGAATACTCTGGCCAAGTCTGTCTCAGCTAAAAGTATTCATTAATTCCACATCCAAACATCTGCGCAAGTTCCATTAATTCGTACCGTAAGGGTGAAAGAAACTGATGTGGGAAAATGCATTGCTTGAAGATGATTAGCGATTTCCTAACTCGCAAAGTCTTCTACAATACACTCGTGCTGTTTATCAACGCAATTAgtgaaaagaaacattttctaCCTTTAGAACATCCATTTATATGAATCTGAATAGCCATGAGTAATCCACAATTTCACCCCATGCACCTTACTCGGAGATTACGACAATCACGAGGTTTAGAAGTTTGTTCGAACGGCGTGCCTCGACAGCATATACGACTACGTGCATCTGAAATTAGTTCTTGTAATATCATAAAATATCGTTATAAAATCTATTCCAAggctttaaaaatttgtttgaatcaagcaggaattaaaaaaaaaaaacgtgtttaGAACACAACTGAGAGAAATTCGTTGAGTCGAAACGAACGTCAAGAACTCGAACGCAGAGTTTGAGACACCGGAGGAACACTGTGCCTTTGCATTTTTCTCTCGGCACAAAAGGATTTAAGTGGCGAAGAACGACGTGATACGTGATCTGATCcgtgatttttttcttatctgaaaGCTTAGCTCCTCTCATCATTGATAAACAACTGTTGTTTTAATCCCAGGAGCTGGATACTTGGTCACGTTTCTTCTTATCCAAAGGTTTATCAAGGTTCTCGCTTCTGCTTCGAAATGATAGGTTGCTTGTATGCCTATGGATTTTTATCTCCCTTATGTCCATTGCTATTCAGTTTCTAGGCCTATGGTTTTTATCTCCCTTATGTCCATTGTATTCAGTTTCTATTGGTTTTTTATCTCCTTATGTCCATTGCTATTCAGTTTCTAGGCCTATGGTTTTTTTATCTCCCTTATGTCCATTGCTATTCAGTTTCTAGGCCTATGGTTTTTTATCTCCCTTGTGTCCATTGCTATTCAGTTTCTAGGCCTATGGTTTTTTTATCTCCCTTGTGTCCATTGCTATTCAGTTTCTAGgcctatggttttttttttatctcccttgTGTCCATTGCTATTCAGTTTCTAGGCCTATGGGTTTTTTATCTCCCTTACAGTATGTCCATTGCCATTCAGTTTTTAGGCCCATGGTTTTTTTATCTCCCTTATGTCCATTGCTATTCAGTTTCCTGGCCTATGGTTTTTTACCTCCCTTATGTTCCATTGCTATTCAGTTTCTAGGCCCATGGTTTTTTATCCTTATGTCCATTGCTATTCAGCAAGAACTGTTCCTATACGGCTTAGCTTCGTTAACAGAAGGAACATATGTTTGAAATCACTGAAAAAGCACAGGTTGGCTTTTGTGTTACTGTGTATTACGTAGTATGCTTAGTACTATTGTGACAATAGCACTCAGCATGCTACGAAATATTTTCACGAGATTGTTAAGCCCTGCCTTTCTTTTCATATACGATGTCACCAAAATCCTACGATTTAAGTCAAGAGTTGTAACTATTAAAGGAAACGAATAATTAAAAGTACACTAAATTATACACTGAAGGTTACCAAGCTGAACCTCGCACATTTCCTAACCAAACCTCATATTCAGAAAAACATACTGTCCGTCCATTTAGTTGCTTCCTTCAGAAATTGTGACCAAGTCTTTTGCGTTTTAATTTACGTAACTGCAGTGCCGTTACCTACAGTTTTACCGTACGTCAAAAGGAGAGCCTAGCAAATCCAGGGTACCAAACCCTGAAGGGGGAAAAGGATTAGAGATTGGCTTGCAGTGCGTCTGGTCTGGTTTTACTAAAATTGTAATATACCTTACCTGTTTATTCCGAAGCGAGAGTTCTCTACACCTTCCCAAAAGTCATTTTTCATGTAAGGGTCAACATTAGAATAATGCCCGAATccagaaatctgaaaaaaagaataagaagaacttGAAGCATACACTTAAGTCCCCAAAATATATAAGAACACATGGAAAAGTAACCATGACAATCCCAATGGAAAATATACAAAGATGATTCATTAACatgtcaaattttaaaattaatatcataaagttcaaaatgaaactaaTTCTCATTAAAATCCAGATAGAGGTTGAAATGGCcttccatatacatacacatacatatatatatatatatatatatatatatatatatatatatatatatatatatatatatatatatatatatatatatatatatatatatatattatatacatatatacagtatatatataaagcaatttcTGACTGCTATGGTCTACGGGTAACAAGCTCCATGTTTAGAATTGCCATGGTGCAGCCCGGGCCCAGCTTCTCCCACCAGAAGTTCTCATATAAATAAGCAGAATGAAGCAAGCCAGGACGGCGCGTAATGACCCTAGCAGCACATGATTCCTGTCACATGCACTCCTTACTCTTTCACATATTTATCAGACCACAGGCATATGAAAGTAGAACTCGTGCAGAGTTTAACTGCTTGTTAAAGACTTTTGCGATTAAAGAACAGTTCTGGATGAGTCTAGTAACTCGAAATGGTTTGGAAATGCAATACaaaattcaggccaaaagccaaACGCTGGGTCCTAGGGGGGTCAATCAGCcctgagaataatgttgaaaaattgtTAATGGAGAGtagaaagtaagctggaagagagagtgtgaaaggaggtatagtaagcggaatgaaagggttgcagccgCGTGAGGTACTCTAACGGCCCTACCCCCACTCGATATGGTGTATACTGGAATACGCAACATGCAAAATTCAGTGCAGGATGTCCGGATTCGAAACATGGGGAATTGTTTAGAATTATAAAGACAGCGACAGTATCGAATAAGGATGACACATACGAACACAAACTTTTGGCCTAAGGCATCCATTTACGAGAGTCAAAGTGCACGAGTCacgagagaagaaaagaagatgatCACGGTGGGGAGGCACAACAAAGGATCAGCGAAAGCGTGACAAGAGTCATTTGCCAGTTGGGTATCAAAGAGAGGATTAGGGAGAGAAGATAACACATGTTTGACAAAGCAGACGTTGGAGGAAAGCCGTTGAATTGTGACGAATGGGCGGTGAAAGACTTAGGTGGATGTGACCTGTGGTTTATCTATTTCTGCATTCCCTCCTGTTACCTCTGCATATTAAGCATTTGTAAGAAGAGCAGGTATGACGATGAAAGAATGCCTACGTGTATGATTAAATGTAGCAAGGAGAAATCAAGGTGTAATTCATGATTATCCCTCTTTCTGCTatacttttaattattcattctacGCTTTGAATTCACAAGCCTGTCCTAGACTTCGTCTACATGCTTGCAAAGGAATGACTGAAGTTCGTACACGGTTCATTCTGATTGGGGGATGGTGAGAGAAACTGCAAAATGAGTGAAAGAGTTATGAGAATGTTTGCAAGTGGAGAAAGTTATAAGGGTAAATGgcaaccaggaagatggagcagtgaattTTAGTATAAACGGTGAGAGTATAGTAGTAGATCCAAGATCAAGTGAAATGTACCTCGACAGATATTCCCCATAACAGCTCAACCTCGTGGAGAgaaaggtttttatttctttccgaAATTGGATTAAATTTATCAGGAAAATTTATCCTACTATATGTaggatatgtgtgtatatcactTAATCCGCACGTGTTACTAATTTAGCTTTTGTTCAGCTGACAAATTCACAAAATAGTGATTAGTCAGctaattcagcactgaaaagaaaAGGCGCTTCGCATCTCAAAAGAGATTTTaagatatactgagagagagagagagagagagagagagagagagagagagagagagagcttaggaggagagagagagagacaaccgaGACTCTTTTGGAAAAGGGAGGTAAAAGCTTAGTCCGCTGATAACCGCCGTAAGCTTGTCATCACCACCTCTGGACCGTAGGTGAGTCACTACccatcatttttgtcatttttgcctCATTGAGATTACTGTCTCAGTAAGTTTGTAATAATTGTTGCAGAAATTACTTACATATAGACAGCTAGATATGTATGTACTTTCTGGGCTTACATATTTCGGTAGTACCAATGGCCTGGGATTTTAGTTGACATTAGACTAAGGAATAGGATCAACGGTTTCGTTTGCTGTGCTTTTGAGGAATTGTTGTCACCTCTGACTTACAGAAAATGGATCATGAAGAccgctttttttgtattttttttacttcataagtTTGCATTCTAGATGTAACTATCATGTATTATGATTGAGCATTGCTGTTGTGTAGGCCTACATACGATGTACACTAACGACATCGCGTATGCTCACACAAAGAACACAAAACACCCAtatattgcagtatatatatatatattatatatatattatatatatatatatatatatatatatatatatatatatatatatatatatatataattataacatttacTAGCTCTCATAACCGGGTTATACCTTCCCTTGACCGAAGACATTTTTCTCTAGTAAATAACGCAACAGCAGCAATCAGGACAACAACAAATATGACAATAAAGTTGATAACAACGACACCTGTTTCCCATGTTGAATCCAACGTAGGTACCTAGACAGTCTTTTACTTAATCACTATCAAAAATATCGCTAACCCACTTAACCCATTTTACGAACAGGTTTCGAGAGACAATGGAGTCCCGTCGCAGGCGAATGGGGATGACGCTGGAAGGCGTCGTTATCGTGATGCTGATGGTGGGAGTTCCAGCTCCGCGTCGGCTGGAATGGGGAGGATGggaggcggggaggaggagggggtgccCTTCCTAGCATTCTTATGGGTCAgtacaattttattttgtctttgggagtgcttattattattattattattattattattattattattattattattagtttggcAAGAATACATAGTCCCATTTCTAGAATCTCACTAGGTACGCCCGGAGAACTAGTTCTATAGTACGTGGTAAACTTTGGAGTACGGTAAACAAGCTGTAaagcttgttatatatatatatatatatatatatatatatatatatatatatatatatatatatatatatatatatatataaagcatttacGAGATTAATAGTATTCAGTTATTACTTGGCTAAATGCATATTCGAATGTACTCTACGCCATTGAAAGATTCTGCCTGTGTGGCCATAAGCCCCTTTTGGTAccctttgctaaaaatgatagcaattgttttatatcaaATTAGTTAAAGGATTAACTTGTCCTTATAATATGTTATACAGTATAACTAATAGGTGGCGATCTTTTGCTCCAAGACAAGCATGAACGTTTTCACTTGTGCTGAGGCTAATCTCTGGTATCAAAATAGTACACATTAACCAcagcaaaattgaaaacattcatGCTCGCCTTGGAGCTAAAGATCGTCACCTATTATCTATACTGTACAGCATATTACAACGACAGGTTAAACCTTTAACTAATTTGATATCAAACAATTgctatcatttttagcaaaggcTAGGCCTATAATGCGTAAGGTGCCAAATTAGGCTTACGATCACACAGGCAAAATCTTTTAATGGCGTAGAGTACATTCGAATATGCATTTAGCCATGTAATACACTTAATACTATTAATATCGTAAATACATTTCTCACTTAGTATGCTTATAAGACGATTACCAGTTTCCTGAAGATTTGGTTAATAAACTAGAGCCTACATGTTATAAGCctagtttattttcaaaaacctGGCTTTACAATCAGTAAAGCAATGTTTCGTTCCTAATATGTATTACAtaacatatttataattacactAGGTAATCGTGTTTCTGTTGTACTAATATGATAACGGCATTTTACAAAATCAAAGAAGAACAATTTTATTAAGCAAGATGGAATGAGTCACCTCTGCCAACGACTATGAGACTAAATGTTTGGGAACAAACTGTAGCTTGTGCGTCTAGGCGGTTGGATAAAGTAATTGACAGGTGAATTTTACACtaaataccgagagagagagagatcccgaaTATCTACAGAACTTCATTGGACTAGGCCTAGGCTAACTTATTTAATGGCCATACTATAATTAAGAAGCTTTGGCTGGAAGCAAGTTTATGTTATTGGTCTTTTACTTTAATGTCAAAACCTTTTGCAACGAAACAACGAATTTCTTATTCTATCTTTGCAATAGATGAACTGATGCGTAGACTGCTTACCTCCAACAAAACCAAActtaaaaaaaggtaaactttGGAGTAACGACCAACGACGGTGTAAACGTCATCACGGTTCATGGAAGACTGAACGAGGTGCCACCCATCAAGGCCTGGCCTTGACCTATAGACCTATATAGGGAAGATCCAAAAATGGCCCCATATGACAACTAAATCTTATGGCACGCAAAAGAAGAAAGTAGAAAACATTGTAAGGTGTCTAAACTTTGCattcaaacatttatattttttcgttataGTGAGAAACCTGAAGAGCACCTTACTGTAGACCAAAAGATGAGAAACAATTGACTGTGGGCATTGTACCTGTACATCTTAGcccaaatactttttttttttgtcttaataggCACTGACCCAGCATGTGGCACGATGCCTTATGGAGAGTGTCAAATTCGCCTTGAAAAGTGTACAGAAGTCAAGGGCTTGACGCAAGGAACTTCAGGCCCCGTGAAGGATGTCTTCGACTGCGCCACCCTCCAGGGAATACCCAAAACACAAGTTATTGCCGTCCTGCGTAAGTATCCTTCACAGTAAGGCGTATATTGCGCGTGGATTGCATTCCGGACGTTTCACTTTATCTTTCAATGTCAACTTTGCAAGGGCTGGCCACGTTCTAGCTTGTTTTTATGGAGCTTATGTTAAATATCAGCAGTCGACACCATTGTAACCTATGGTGGGTACCTGCATTATCTACCAACAATCATGATTGGCTTCAACAATATCGGCTGTAGATATTTAACGTCAGCTCAGAAAAACGACCTAGATGACGGTTTCATTTACAGATCCACTAATCATAGACGAGCAAACTTCGCGTTAATACCTGTACAGGTATAATCGTAAATTAATCATCTGGTTGATTTTTAATCCTGAGttgcttttccctctctctccctcccagcgGCTGCCTTTTCATCAGGCCAGCCAGACACCATCATGGACAGAGTAGTCATCAACGATACAGCTGCAGCCACACGGTTCCGCCGGTGTGTCCTGACAGCAGCTGGGGTGGTGAGTTATCTTAGCGTAGACAACTTGCATTTTACCTTTTAGGCCTACTTACTGAGAACCCGTAGACATggaataaaagcaatataaaactTTAACTCTTCCATTCTGCAGATGTGTATATGAACATCTGTAAGCCTACATGTCCCTCTAAgcaccttttcatattttcacattatcCTGCAGGTTACCATGAATGGCACCCTAGACAGAACCTCTCTGATTTCCAAACTCCACATGAAGACTACTGTCCACCCTTTGCTAATGGACGTCGTATCAAAGGGCATCAATGACTGTCCAGAACCACCCAACTTGAAGGTGAGGTCTTTCTGTCAAATCTCTTTTTAaagatttgtaaaaataataccATATTCAGCTGCAAAAATAACTAGATCCGCTTGGTAAAAATTTGAGAATAAACAAATATGGATTACAAATTTAGCTATATTGTATGATCATTTTTAATGGACAGGGTGATGGTACACTATTTAAGGCTTGAGCCTCAGCCCACTTACAACCAACTTCCAACAGGGCCAGTTCTTGTTTGCCAATGACATGCATCTTGTCATAAACTGCTTGCTAGATTTTGCTGAAGGAAAGTCCTGTTCTAATCCCACGTTTCAAAGATTAGAAGCTTAATTATTCATAAGTATCTGAATAAAAAAGTTAGTTCAGTTTCTGAAACAAAATGATACTGACTGATGCAGCAAGTCATCTTGATTATTGAGACACGAACACCTACTATAGTTAGCACAATGAAAAcatttgggagaaaaactctctatcacaagagttcataaatgttctgaagggtccacaataatataaatgttaaaggcttgtgtaaaatttttataaaagctttcgaacccttctctgggttcatcttcatctTTTGGCTGAAGATGAaccagagaagggttcgaaagcttttatatttTACGCGAgcctttaatttatattattgtggaccctttagaacaatgAACACATTCATTGATTCTTCTTGAAAATCTTGAATTGTGAACTgtataatacagaaataaatggaatatggctaacaaacattttttcataaaaaccaaaattaatttacattcttCAGAAATGTTGGAGTCTGCATAAAACAGTAAACCAACAAAACTGGACTTCTATACTTCACTctacatacataggcctacagCTGCACTATTACTGAGTATCCCACTTTGCAAGAGTGCCTCTGTAACTTTGTCATGATACTATTTACACCATTCATTCCAGAGAAAATCTATTATACCAGCTCTAAGAGTTAAAAAtgattcagtggtctggtaaaatgaataaaaacgcaTGTTTATTATCAACATTACTTTCACAGCTTTTGAAAGGTGCAAACTTCTATCCACATTCAAAATGTCATGTTTTTAACATATTCTCTTTGTCTTCTAAGG includes the following:
- the LOC136840030 gene encoding uncharacterized protein isoform X2 translates to MNRDDVYTVVGRYSKVYLFLSLVLLEISGFGHYSNVDPYMKNDFWEGVENSRFGINRMILKDLKRTAIGHNEAGDSTDGVGCLIMLQERRGKNEMLSIQTPSLTRWHSSGF
- the LOC136840028 gene encoding uncharacterized protein is translated as MGTDPACGTMPYGECQIRLEKCTEVKGLTQGTSGPVKDVFDCATLQGIPKTQVIAVLPAAFSSGQPDTIMDRVVINDTAAATRFRRCVLTAAGVVTMNGTLDRTSLISKLHMKTTVHPLLMDVVSKGINDCPEPPNLKVAQFMACVRKHCVQNMPESIVALPPYGAFSGGSDDKDHHSKKCKKGKKGKGCKKH